From the Salinimicrobium tongyeongense genome, one window contains:
- a CDS encoding SDR family oxidoreductase has protein sequence MRSILITGGSGKVGFQLVNHFLDNDFLVITTSRNRKKFLTDKVHLINEDRLKFLHVLEVDFTKKDAIPTLLNALKQVKISIEHIIHNARSLDYIKIEDDYSISEENFAGEFHMDVIFPYKLTLEILKVDRALKNIIFISSIYGVVAPSPSLYEDFQSSSPIHYGVSKAAQIHLVKELAVRLGPEIRVNCISFGGIKGRTNKDFEERYKALNPMNNMLKEEDVKGPVEFLISDKAKDMTGQNLIVDGGWTIW, from the coding sequence ATGAGATCAATACTAATAACTGGTGGGAGCGGTAAAGTAGGATTCCAGCTTGTGAATCATTTTTTAGACAACGACTTTCTCGTTATTACCACTTCAAGAAATCGAAAAAAGTTTCTTACTGATAAAGTGCATCTCATTAATGAAGACCGTTTAAAGTTCTTACATGTTCTAGAAGTTGATTTTACGAAAAAAGATGCCATCCCGACCCTTTTAAACGCTCTAAAACAGGTTAAAATTTCCATTGAACACATTATCCATAATGCACGGTCTTTAGATTACATCAAGATTGAAGATGACTATTCAATTTCTGAAGAGAATTTTGCTGGTGAATTTCATATGGATGTAATATTCCCCTATAAACTTACCCTCGAAATACTGAAAGTTGACAGAGCTCTAAAAAACATAATTTTTATCTCATCCATATATGGGGTTGTGGCACCGTCCCCTTCCCTATATGAAGATTTCCAAAGTTCTTCACCAATTCATTATGGTGTATCAAAAGCGGCTCAAATTCATCTTGTAAAAGAACTAGCAGTCAGGTTAGGACCCGAGATTAGAGTGAATTGTATAAGTTTTGGGGGAATAAAGGGACGAACAAATAAGGATTTTGAAGAAAGATACAAAGCTCTTAATCCAATGAATAATATGCTTAAAGAGGAGGATGTAAAAGGTCCGGTAGAATTTTTAATTTCTGATAAAGCCAAGGATATGACAGGACAGAATCTAATTGTAGATGGAGGATGGACAATATGGTAA
- a CDS encoding Gfo/Idh/MocA family oxidoreductase, whose protein sequence is MAKEKIRLGVIGMSPGNGHPYSWSAIFNGYERGTMNSCPFPAIPDYLNKRSFPEDSLGEIGEVTHIWTQDYNLSSHIAQASKIPNVVRNLEQMLEEVDAVLLARDDAALHYDLAIPFLKASIPIFIDKPLALSVKGAQKLLAAQEYSNQIFSCTSLRFAKELQLTYNDLDHIGTVRHIEASVPKKWDTYAVHIIEPIIAQLPNRGALKDVIPFNKNGMKMCLVEWERISAYLKVTGSTPCPLQLEFFGEKGSVQKRFINAYDSFKASLQHFVLLVKGEASNVKREETLEVIEIIEKGRK, encoded by the coding sequence TTGGCCAAAGAAAAAATAAGATTAGGAGTGATAGGAATGAGTCCGGGTAATGGCCACCCCTATTCATGGAGTGCAATTTTCAATGGATACGAGCGAGGAACTATGAATAGCTGTCCTTTTCCTGCCATACCTGATTATCTGAACAAACGGAGTTTTCCGGAAGACAGCTTAGGAGAGATTGGGGAGGTTACTCACATTTGGACCCAAGATTATAATTTGTCATCACACATAGCACAAGCATCCAAAATTCCGAATGTAGTGAGGAATCTTGAACAAATGTTAGAAGAGGTGGATGCTGTTCTTTTGGCGAGAGATGACGCAGCGCTTCATTATGATCTTGCTATTCCTTTTTTAAAAGCTTCTATCCCAATTTTTATAGATAAACCTTTAGCTCTTTCCGTAAAGGGAGCACAGAAGTTACTAGCTGCTCAGGAGTACTCAAATCAAATTTTTTCCTGCACTTCTCTCAGATTTGCAAAAGAATTGCAATTAACATATAATGATTTAGATCATATCGGGACCGTTCGACATATAGAAGCTTCTGTTCCAAAAAAGTGGGATACTTACGCAGTGCATATTATCGAACCTATTATAGCTCAATTACCGAATCGTGGTGCTCTAAAAGATGTAATACCATTTAACAAAAATGGAATGAAGATGTGTCTTGTGGAGTGGGAGAGGATTTCAGCTTACCTTAAAGTTACAGGATCCACTCCTTGTCCTTTACAATTAGAATTTTTTGGAGAGAAAGGTAGTGTTCAGAAGAGATTTATTAATGCCTATGATAGTTTTAAAGCATCTTTGCAACATTTTGTATTATTAGTGAAGGGAGAAGCGAGCAACGTAAAGAGAGAGGAAACACTTGAAGTAATAGAAATAATAGAAAAAGGTAGGAAATGA
- a CDS encoding aldo/keto reductase has protein sequence MKDRNRIGLGTVQFGTCYGISNKNGQTKPQEVTEILKLASTEGIDLLDSASGYGNSEEVLGENDLSKFKVVSKFLPPADGEGIVDQFQSSLAQLRINYLYGYLAHRPIMLIEEPGQWEKLQILKEQGLVKKIGFSLNEPRELHQLLEKGFLPDLVQVPFNYFDRRFQIEMKELRSIGCEIHTRSTFLQGLFFMDPSNLDSFYDEIKPLLVILQKEKERLSSQLLKFVLDCPFVDKVILGVENTEQLSENLKKWEPTKLPEIDLNISTNILTPSSWPKKK, from the coding sequence ATGAAAGATAGAAATCGAATCGGTTTAGGTACCGTCCAATTCGGAACATGTTATGGAATCTCGAATAAGAATGGCCAAACAAAACCTCAAGAAGTCACCGAGATTCTAAAACTTGCAAGTACAGAGGGTATTGATCTTTTAGATTCCGCTTCTGGCTACGGCAATTCAGAAGAGGTTCTGGGAGAAAATGATTTATCAAAATTTAAGGTAGTTTCGAAATTTCTTCCTCCTGCCGATGGGGAAGGGATAGTAGATCAATTTCAGTCTTCTCTGGCACAACTTAGAATTAACTACTTGTACGGTTATTTGGCGCACAGACCTATTATGTTAATTGAAGAACCAGGGCAATGGGAAAAATTGCAAATCCTTAAGGAACAGGGTCTGGTTAAAAAAATAGGCTTCTCATTGAACGAACCAAGAGAATTACATCAATTGTTAGAAAAGGGTTTTCTCCCAGATTTGGTTCAGGTTCCATTCAATTACTTTGATAGAAGGTTCCAAATAGAGATGAAGGAGTTGAGAAGTATAGGGTGTGAAATTCATACCAGATCAACTTTTTTACAGGGTTTATTCTTCATGGATCCTTCAAATCTAGATTCTTTCTATGATGAGATAAAACCATTACTGGTAATTTTACAGAAAGAAAAAGAAAGGCTGTCCAGCCAATTGTTAAAATTTGTTTTAGACTGTCCATTTGTAGATAAAGTTATATTAGGAGTGGAAAATACTGAGCAATTATCAGAAAACCTGAAAAAATGGGAACCAACAAAGTTGCCAGAAATAGATTTAAACATTTCTACTAATATTTTAACACCTTCAAGTTGGCCAAAGAAAAAATAA
- the pseC gene encoding UDP-4-amino-4,6-dideoxy-N-acetyl-beta-L-altrosamine transaminase: MDKPIPYGRQNITREDIDSVVQALQSDYLTQGPKIQEFEEKFAAYIGSKYAVAVANGTAALHLSTLSLDVQTGDKVITTPITFAASANCVRYCGGEVVFADIDPDTYLLDIRKVQKLLEQSPKGTFKGIIPVDFAGRSVDLEKFKKLADEYGLWIVEDACHAPGGFFIDSNGQEVFCGNGRFSDLSIFSFHPVKHIACGEGGMITTNNEVLYKRLLQLRTHGITKEEFNYENSIELAGGKQHYPNWYMEMQELGYNYRITDFQSALGLSQLQRADDGLKRRREIAENYFNSFKGKKYILGQSGIVKGHAYHLYILEVEDRLELYNYLREHRILAQIHYIPCHLMPYYQKKGWKVGDLPYAENYYKHCLSLPMFPSFTQDEQDFVIAKIIAFYER; the protein is encoded by the coding sequence ATGGATAAACCAATCCCTTACGGAAGACAAAACATTACACGAGAGGATATTGATAGTGTAGTACAGGCTTTACAATCTGATTATCTTACACAAGGACCAAAAATTCAGGAGTTTGAGGAGAAATTTGCTGCGTATATAGGCAGTAAATATGCAGTTGCAGTGGCAAATGGTACGGCTGCTCTGCATCTTTCTACTCTATCTCTTGATGTGCAGACGGGAGATAAAGTTATTACAACGCCTATAACTTTTGCAGCCTCTGCAAATTGTGTCAGGTATTGTGGTGGTGAAGTTGTCTTTGCTGATATTGATCCTGACACTTACTTACTCGATATTCGAAAGGTGCAAAAGCTTTTGGAACAATCACCGAAAGGAACCTTTAAAGGAATAATACCTGTAGATTTTGCGGGTAGATCTGTAGATCTGGAAAAGTTTAAAAAATTAGCAGATGAGTATGGTCTATGGATTGTGGAGGACGCATGTCATGCTCCCGGCGGTTTTTTTATTGATTCCAATGGGCAAGAAGTTTTTTGTGGTAATGGAAGATTTTCAGATCTCTCTATTTTTTCCTTTCATCCAGTAAAGCACATAGCTTGCGGAGAAGGCGGGATGATTACTACTAATAATGAAGTGTTATATAAAAGGTTACTTCAACTTAGAACTCATGGAATAACTAAAGAGGAGTTTAATTATGAAAATTCTATTGAATTAGCTGGCGGAAAACAACATTATCCCAACTGGTATATGGAAATGCAGGAGTTGGGGTATAACTATAGAATTACAGATTTCCAATCTGCGCTTGGACTAAGTCAGCTTCAAAGAGCGGATGACGGTTTAAAAAGAAGAAGGGAAATAGCAGAAAATTATTTTAACAGCTTCAAAGGAAAAAAGTATATTCTCGGGCAATCAGGAATAGTTAAGGGACATGCCTATCACCTATACATTCTGGAAGTAGAGGACAGATTAGAATTATACAATTACCTTAGAGAACATCGAATCTTAGCTCAAATTCATTATATTCCCTGTCATCTTATGCCTTACTATCAAAAAAAAGGTTGGAAAGTAGGTGATTTACCATATGCTGAGAATTATTATAAACACTGTCTTAGTTTACCTATGTTTCCTTCTTTTACACAAGATGAGCAGGATTTCGTGATTGCAAAAATTATTGCTTTCTATGAAAGATAG
- the pseB gene encoding UDP-N-acetylglucosamine 4,6-dehydratase (inverting) has protein sequence MELSGKSVLITGGTGSLGKALTSHIIQNFPNVKRLIIFSRDEQKQFEMAQEYPASQFPQLRFFIGDVRDYERVKRALRGVDYVIHAAAMKHVPIAEYNPMECVKTNILGAENIINACTETNVDRVVALSTDKAAAPVNLYGATKLASDKLFVAANNIVGSNPIRFSVVRYGNVMGSNGSVIPFFLKKKNEGILPITDPTMTRFNISLQGGVDMVMHALEYAWGGEIFVPKIPSYRVVDVAEAIGPECEKPVIGIRPGEKIHEEMITSSDSFYTYDVGRYYVIVPTTHRWKVEDFIKTFKAEKVPMGFRYNSGENSEWESVEDLRRLIKEHVDSTFEV, from the coding sequence TTGGAATTATCTGGTAAATCTGTCTTAATTACTGGAGGAACAGGCTCTCTTGGAAAAGCACTAACTTCTCACATCATTCAAAATTTTCCTAATGTAAAACGTCTAATCATCTTTTCAAGAGATGAACAAAAACAGTTTGAGATGGCACAGGAATATCCTGCTTCCCAGTTTCCTCAACTCCGTTTTTTTATTGGAGATGTAAGGGATTACGAACGGGTGAAAAGGGCCTTGCGGGGTGTGGATTATGTAATTCATGCAGCTGCAATGAAACATGTTCCTATAGCGGAATATAATCCCATGGAATGTGTTAAGACAAATATTTTAGGAGCTGAAAACATAATTAATGCTTGTACAGAAACAAATGTTGATAGGGTGGTAGCATTATCAACTGATAAGGCAGCAGCACCTGTAAACCTTTATGGAGCAACAAAATTAGCTTCAGACAAACTTTTTGTGGCAGCAAATAATATTGTTGGATCAAATCCTATACGTTTTTCTGTGGTTCGCTATGGGAATGTTATGGGATCGAATGGTTCAGTTATTCCTTTTTTCCTAAAGAAAAAGAATGAAGGTATATTACCAATTACAGATCCTACCATGACAAGGTTTAATATTTCATTACAAGGTGGTGTGGATATGGTGATGCATGCACTTGAGTATGCCTGGGGTGGTGAAATTTTTGTTCCTAAGATCCCTTCCTACCGTGTGGTGGACGTGGCAGAAGCTATTGGGCCTGAATGTGAAAAACCTGTCATTGGTATTCGTCCAGGTGAGAAAATTCATGAAGAGATGATTACTTCTTCTGATTCTTTTTATACATATGATGTGGGAAGATATTACGTTATTGTCCCCACTACTCATAGATGGAAAGTCGAAGATTTTATCAAAACATTTAAGGCGGAAAAAGTACCAATGGGATTTAGATATAATTCCGGTGAGAACTCCGAATGGGAATCTGTTGAAGATTTGAGAAGGTTAATAAAAGAACACGTTGATTCAACTTTTGAAGTATAG
- a CDS encoding alpha-2,8-polysialyltransferase family protein: MPQSLFLLSTVPQAFFLGYSPHLVKNATLIITVRTQTEAEKIRDEVGHLPWADINTWYLPHNNGLSAYLKIVSIRWKIIKLKTKKSHYDKIYIGSYVNLIHLSVLGEYEDRSKLFLLYDGLQMVVNNFDRKQKEVESVMQFPHFFGLLRFKRPRILSLTFVTPLPLNVGPMDSIQYISSSISLDSKIAKKNVIHFLGQPLPAFDIVSTNFYLESLEKIKKLYRGSKIIYFPHPREEESILQDIAIIFEVRKQNRVYEDYYMNLEEVPGKIISFYSSVLVNLFYFNSKSELISIYIPQKEIYNHKNKEHLAKIYNYFENISKEDFTLLKLSGS; this comes from the coding sequence TTGCCACAATCACTATTTCTCTTATCTACAGTCCCTCAAGCTTTTTTTCTTGGTTATTCGCCTCACCTTGTAAAAAATGCAACCCTAATAATAACAGTGAGGACGCAAACCGAAGCTGAAAAAATTAGGGATGAAGTAGGACATTTGCCATGGGCCGACATTAATACATGGTATTTACCACACAATAACGGTCTATCAGCTTATTTAAAGATTGTTTCTATCAGGTGGAAAATTATAAAGTTAAAGACAAAAAAGTCTCATTATGATAAAATCTATATTGGTAGTTATGTCAATCTAATCCACTTAAGTGTACTGGGGGAGTATGAGGATAGAAGTAAACTTTTTTTATTGTACGATGGATTACAAATGGTTGTTAATAATTTTGACAGGAAGCAAAAGGAAGTCGAATCCGTAATGCAATTTCCCCATTTTTTCGGATTATTAAGATTTAAGCGTCCTAGGATTCTGTCATTAACCTTTGTTACGCCACTTCCATTGAATGTTGGCCCCATGGATTCTATTCAATATATTAGTAGTTCTATATCTTTAGATTCAAAGATAGCAAAAAAGAATGTCATACATTTTTTGGGGCAACCTCTTCCCGCTTTTGATATTGTCTCTACAAATTTTTACTTGGAGAGTCTTGAAAAAATCAAAAAGTTATACCGGGGGAGCAAGATTATTTATTTTCCCCATCCCAGAGAAGAAGAGTCTATCCTTCAGGATATTGCCATCATTTTTGAAGTAAGAAAACAAAACAGAGTATATGAAGACTATTATATGAATCTAGAAGAGGTGCCAGGTAAAATTATATCTTTCTACAGTTCAGTATTGGTTAATCTCTTTTATTTTAATAGTAAATCTGAGTTAATTTCTATTTACATTCCACAAAAGGAAATTTATAATCATAAAAATAAAGAACATCTTGCCAAAATTTACAACTACTTTGAAAACATATCAAAGGAAGATTTCACCTTACTGAAATTAAGTGGTTCATAA
- a CDS encoding SDR family oxidoreductase — translation MKVKNKVVLVTGSNGLIGKQVVTYLKEAGARVIGLDITKKGNSDSTFISCDVSKKEEIDDAIDDVERQYGRIDGLVNLAYPRTSDWGTKFEDVSLKSWQENVDYQMNSVFYICQRVLKIMKKQKSGSIVNIGSIYGVVGNDFSLYEGYNGSSPAAYTAIKGGIINLTRFLASYYGRYNVRINCVSPGGVLDKDNQHPSFIERYSEKSPLKRLANPEEIAPPIVFLLSDEASFITGHNMMVDGGWTAI, via the coding sequence ATGAAGGTTAAAAACAAAGTAGTTCTTGTTACTGGATCCAATGGATTAATAGGAAAGCAGGTCGTGACCTATTTAAAAGAAGCAGGTGCAAGAGTTATTGGTTTGGATATTACAAAAAAAGGAAATTCAGATTCTACATTTATCTCCTGTGATGTTAGTAAAAAAGAAGAAATAGACGATGCGATAGATGATGTGGAACGTCAATATGGTAGAATAGACGGTCTTGTCAATCTTGCTTATCCCAGAACTTCAGATTGGGGAACAAAATTTGAAGATGTGTCACTAAAATCCTGGCAGGAAAATGTAGATTACCAGATGAACAGTGTCTTTTATATCTGTCAGAGAGTGCTCAAAATAATGAAGAAACAAAAATCAGGTTCTATTGTAAATATAGGTTCTATTTACGGTGTGGTAGGGAATGATTTTTCCCTGTATGAAGGATATAACGGAAGCTCTCCCGCTGCTTATACAGCTATAAAGGGAGGAATCATTAATCTTACTCGGTTTTTAGCCTCCTACTATGGAAGATATAATGTTAGAATTAACTGTGTTTCTCCGGGAGGGGTTTTAGATAAGGATAATCAGCACCCCTCGTTCATAGAAAGGTATTCTGAAAAATCACCACTTAAAAGATTAGCGAATCCGGAAGAAATTGCACCACCAATTGTTTTTCTTTTGTCAGATGAAGCTTCTTTTATTACTGGACATAATATGATGGTAGATGGAGGCTGGACAGCTATTTAA
- a CDS encoding Gfo/Idh/MocA family protein, which produces MKVLIIGLGSIAQKHIFSLKELGLVDIYALRSSKDPTSHPGVKNVFSIKELYNIEFDFIIISNPTSKHSETIQEVLKFRKPLFIEKPLFSEISEANKKLLDNIIEVKVPTYIACNLRFRDCLKEMKKIVRTRRVNEVNSYSGSYLPDWRPNTNYRKIYSANRNLGGGVHLDLIHELDYLCWIFGVPEKSSVIFKSNSSLQIDAVDYASYNLEYENFCANVTLNYYRRDTKRTFEVLTSEETFLADIISNKIYRNDQEIFSSEQPLINTYVEQMEYFLNNILTGTNPNFNSAEQAFKILKLSL; this is translated from the coding sequence ATGAAAGTTTTAATTATAGGTTTGGGTTCTATTGCACAAAAACACATCTTTTCCTTGAAAGAATTAGGGCTAGTTGACATTTATGCTTTAAGGTCTTCCAAAGATCCAACTAGCCATCCAGGTGTTAAAAATGTCTTTTCTATAAAAGAATTGTACAATATTGAATTTGATTTTATTATAATTTCCAACCCTACTTCAAAGCATTCAGAAACAATTCAAGAAGTACTAAAATTTCGTAAACCTCTGTTTATTGAAAAGCCGTTATTCAGCGAAATAAGTGAGGCTAATAAAAAACTTCTTGACAACATAATAGAAGTTAAAGTGCCTACTTATATCGCATGCAATTTAAGGTTTAGAGATTGTTTGAAGGAAATGAAAAAAATAGTAAGGACCAGGAGGGTTAATGAGGTTAACTCCTATAGTGGTTCCTACTTACCAGATTGGAGACCTAATACTAATTACAGAAAAATATATAGTGCTAATAGAAATTTAGGAGGAGGAGTTCATCTAGATTTAATACATGAACTTGATTACTTATGTTGGATCTTTGGAGTTCCCGAAAAAAGTAGTGTAATTTTCAAAAGTAATTCCTCACTTCAAATTGATGCAGTAGATTATGCCAGTTATAATCTGGAATATGAGAATTTTTGCGCCAATGTGACGCTAAATTACTATAGGCGTGATACGAAAAGAACTTTTGAAGTTTTAACTTCAGAAGAAACGTTTTTGGCAGATATCATTTCTAACAAAATTTATCGTAATGATCAAGAAATTTTTTCTTCCGAACAGCCATTAATTAACACTTACGTTGAACAGATGGAATATTTCTTAAACAACATTCTTACGGGGACTAACCCTAACTTTAATTCTGCAGAGCAAGCATTTAAAATATTAAAATTGAGTTTATGA
- a CDS encoding acylneuraminate cytidylyltransferase family protein: MNTLITVCARGGSKGIPGKNIKILNKKPLIYYSLKLADIYASENPGVQIYLSTDSDEIKQTVRACNLKTVSTEYDRPAELATDNSGKIGVLNDVRLYAERENKIIYDYILDLDVTSPLRTIQDIQTAFGLLRSNKEAINIFSVNEANRNPYFNMVEKRPNSEFIQLVKEGEFVTRQSAPKVYDMNASFYIYRRSFFENHMTSPITPKTLIYQMPHICFDLDHPLDYDFMSFLMEKDKLDFNFLQ, translated from the coding sequence ATGAATACTCTTATTACGGTCTGTGCCAGAGGTGGCTCTAAGGGAATACCTGGTAAAAACATCAAGATTCTAAACAAAAAACCTCTAATCTATTATAGTTTAAAGTTGGCAGATATATACGCTTCAGAGAACCCAGGGGTTCAGATCTATCTTTCAACGGATTCTGATGAAATAAAACAGACCGTTAGAGCATGTAATTTGAAAACTGTTAGTACTGAATATGACAGGCCCGCGGAACTTGCTACAGATAATTCTGGAAAGATAGGAGTGCTAAATGATGTAAGATTGTATGCAGAAAGAGAAAATAAAATTATCTATGATTATATTCTGGATCTTGATGTAACCTCACCCTTAAGAACAATCCAGGATATTCAAACTGCTTTTGGTCTTTTAAGAAGTAACAAGGAGGCTATCAACATTTTTTCAGTAAATGAAGCAAATAGAAATCCATATTTTAACATGGTAGAAAAAAGGCCTAACAGTGAATTCATACAGCTTGTAAAGGAGGGGGAATTTGTAACCCGCCAATCGGCACCAAAAGTTTATGATATGAATGCTTCCTTTTATATCTATAGGAGAAGTTTTTTTGAAAATCATATGACATCCCCTATTACTCCGAAAACTTTAATATATCAAATGCCTCACATATGTTTTGATTTGGATCATCCGCTAGACTACGATTTCATGTCTTTTTTAATGGAGAAAGATAAACTTGATTTTAATTTTCTACAATGA
- a CDS encoding nucleotidyltransferase family protein codes for MCFEEITIHRDQTILDALRKLNNVRSKINVSRLILFVADDNEVILGSLTDGDVRRSLIQHGNLSKRLEEICNRNFIFKFEHSGFLDLREYRKKDLKILPILDRNMRLKRIIDLEKTQSVLPLECMIMAGGRGKRLSPLTDDIPKPMLPLGEKPIIEHNIDRLISYGIRKIYISVKYLGEQIQDYFGDGSSKGISIEYVWEDKPLGTAGALALVENFETDHILLMNSDLFTNVDFEDLYVDLINQEADMAVASTEYKVDVPYAVFETEGKEVMEFKEKPSYVYYSNAGIYILKKELISKIPQNKYYDITELMEELIKEGGKLIHNPILGFWIDIGKPVDYKQAQELVKHSSLNK; via the coding sequence ATGTGTTTTGAAGAAATAACTATTCACAGAGATCAGACGATTCTTGACGCTTTAAGGAAGTTGAATAACGTTCGATCTAAAATTAACGTAAGTCGTCTTATTCTTTTTGTGGCTGATGATAACGAAGTAATTTTGGGCTCACTCACAGATGGTGATGTGAGGAGGTCTTTAATTCAGCACGGGAATTTATCAAAGCGACTAGAAGAGATTTGTAATAGGAATTTCATATTCAAGTTTGAACATTCAGGATTTTTGGATCTTAGAGAATACAGGAAAAAAGATTTGAAGATTCTACCCATTCTTGATCGAAATATGAGACTTAAACGGATTATAGATCTTGAGAAAACCCAGTCTGTTCTGCCTTTAGAGTGTATGATAATGGCAGGAGGGAGAGGAAAAAGATTAAGTCCACTTACTGACGATATTCCAAAACCTATGCTGCCTCTGGGTGAAAAACCTATCATTGAACATAACATAGACAGGCTAATTTCTTATGGAATTAGGAAAATCTACATATCTGTGAAATATCTTGGAGAACAGATCCAAGATTATTTTGGAGATGGAAGCAGTAAGGGAATAAGCATTGAATATGTTTGGGAAGATAAACCTTTAGGGACAGCTGGGGCTTTAGCACTTGTAGAAAATTTTGAAACTGATCATATTTTGTTAATGAATAGTGATCTATTTACAAATGTTGATTTTGAGGACCTGTATGTTGATCTCATTAATCAGGAAGCCGATATGGCAGTAGCATCAACGGAATATAAAGTGGATGTGCCTTATGCAGTTTTTGAAACGGAAGGAAAAGAAGTGATGGAATTTAAAGAAAAGCCTTCCTACGTTTATTATTCTAATGCTGGAATTTATATTCTTAAAAAGGAACTGATTTCAAAAATCCCTCAAAATAAATATTATGATATTACGGAACTTATGGAAGAGTTAATCAAAGAAGGGGGGAAATTAATACATAACCCAATTTTAGGTTTTTGGATTGATATTGGTAAACCGGTGGACTATAAACAGGCTCAGGAATTAGTTAAACATTCAAGTTTGAATAAGTAA
- a CDS encoding PIG-L deacetylase family protein, with protein MKRIIIISAHPDDEVLGAGGSILKHIENGDEVYWLITTNVSEAQGFSKERVDSRQEEIKKVEKMLGIKTTYMLNYPTMTLSSSSLIEMVPKISDVFTQVQPEVIYCLNRSDAHSDHRITFDAVMACTKSFRYPFVKQVLLYECISETEFAAALHEKAFIPNYFVDISDYFKRKIEVMRIYESELGQHPFPRSERNMEALAVYRGASCGVTYAEAFQLIKYIDK; from the coding sequence ATGAAAAGAATTATTATTATTTCAGCTCATCCTGATGATGAAGTGCTGGGGGCTGGAGGTTCTATTTTAAAGCATATAGAAAACGGGGATGAGGTTTATTGGTTAATAACTACAAATGTATCCGAAGCCCAGGGATTTTCGAAAGAACGTGTAGATTCCAGGCAGGAAGAAATAAAAAAGGTAGAGAAGATGTTGGGGATAAAAACTACTTATATGCTTAACTATCCTACTATGACTCTCTCCTCAAGTAGTTTAATAGAAATGGTGCCTAAAATTTCAGATGTTTTTACTCAGGTACAGCCCGAGGTAATTTATTGTTTAAACCGTTCCGATGCACATTCCGATCATCGCATTACCTTTGATGCAGTGATGGCGTGTACTAAATCATTTAGATATCCATTTGTAAAGCAGGTCTTATTGTATGAATGTATTTCTGAGACAGAATTTGCTGCAGCATTGCACGAAAAAGCATTTATACCAAATTATTTTGTGGATATTTCTGATTATTTTAAACGAAAAATTGAAGTGATGCGAATTTATGAGTCAGAGCTCGGTCAGCATCCTTTTCCCAGATCAGAAAGAAACATGGAAGCTTTGGCAGTGTATAGAGGTGCAAGCTGTGGTGTAACATACGCTGAAGCTTTTCAATTAATAAAATATATTGATAAATAA